A region from the Sulfitobacter sp. D7 genome encodes:
- a CDS encoding SDR family NAD(P)-dependent oxidoreductase → MTIVITGASRGIGATLAAQYKDAGEEVIGTARGAGAEAVLDVTDPTSHAAFAASLADRPLDLLICNAGVYLDKGDDLDAGFGPDLWAQSFATNVTGVFLTVQSLLPNLRAAKSAKIAIIASQMGSQTRAPGGSYIYRASKAAAINLGRNLAVDLKPEGIAVGIYHPGWVRTDMGGDQGEISVAESAQGLAQRIAALDLARTGAFETWDGRAHPF, encoded by the coding sequence ATGACCATTGTGATCACAGGCGCGAGCCGCGGCATCGGCGCGACGCTGGCCGCACAGTATAAAGATGCAGGCGAAGAGGTGATCGGCACCGCCCGCGGCGCGGGGGCGGAGGCCGTGTTGGATGTGACCGACCCGACAAGCCACGCCGCTTTTGCCGCAAGCCTCGCGGACCGTCCGCTGGACTTGCTGATCTGCAATGCAGGCGTCTATCTGGATAAGGGCGATGATCTGGATGCGGGCTTTGGGCCCGACCTCTGGGCGCAGAGTTTCGCGACCAATGTGACCGGGGTTTTTCTGACGGTGCAATCGCTCCTGCCGAACCTGCGTGCGGCAAAGAGCGCGAAAATTGCGATTATCGCCTCGCAGATGGGGTCGCAGACGCGGGCACCGGGGGGCAGCTATATCTACCGCGCCTCCAAGGCGGCGGCGATCAATCTGGGGCGCAATTTGGCGGTGGACCTGAAGCCAGAGGGCATCGCGGTGGGGATTTACCACCCCGGCTGGGTGCGCACTGATATGGGTGGTGATCAGGGCGAAATCAGCGTGGCGGAGTCTGCCCAAGGTCTTGCCCAGCGGATCGCTGCGCTTGATCTGGCGCGGACGGGCGCGTTTGAGACATGGGATGGCCGGGCGCATCCGTTCTAG
- a CDS encoding DUF1178 family protein — MIRYALKCEAGHGFDSWFQSAAAFDSLARGGHLSCAVCGSAEVRKSLMAPRVTSGECAPEAVEKPQPAEKPAPVLSNPASDVEKALTALRNKVEATSDYVGKNFVREARDMHAGRTPERAIYGEARLDQARALIEEGVPLMPLPFKPKRQLS, encoded by the coding sequence ATGATCCGTTATGCGTTGAAATGCGAGGCCGGACATGGCTTCGACAGTTGGTTCCAATCGGCGGCAGCCTTTGACAGCCTCGCCCGCGGCGGCCATCTGAGCTGTGCCGTCTGTGGGTCGGCCGAGGTGCGTAAATCGCTGATGGCCCCGCGGGTCACCTCGGGCGAGTGCGCCCCCGAAGCGGTCGAGAAACCGCAGCCCGCCGAGAAACCCGCGCCGGTCCTGTCCAATCCGGCGAGCGATGTGGAAAAAGCGCTGACCGCGCTGCGCAACAAGGTCGAGGCGACCTCGGACTATGTCGGCAAGAATTTCGTTCGGGAAGCGCGCGACATGCACGCGGGGCGCACGCCCGAACGCGCGATCTATGGCGAAGCGCGGCTGGATCAGGCCCGCGCCTTGATCGAAGAAGGCGTCCCGCTGATGCCCCTGCCGTTCAAACCCAAACGCCAACTTTCCTGA
- a CDS encoding NUDIX hydrolase: protein MTTQAPISLNGGQKDDLRIQFSALCWRRKRGKLQILLITSRGSKRWIIPKGWPMDGKTPAASALVEAWEEGGVVGQVRGQCLGVYSYAKTGEDGAVPCLAMLYPVKVKTLAKQFPEKGQRKRLWCSRRKAARLVDAPDLARLIRDFDPRSGGLAG, encoded by the coding sequence ATGACGACACAGGCACCGATATCGCTGAACGGCGGACAAAAGGACGATCTGCGCATTCAATTTTCAGCACTTTGCTGGCGTCGTAAACGTGGCAAGTTGCAGATCTTGCTGATTACCTCGCGCGGCAGCAAGCGTTGGATCATTCCCAAGGGCTGGCCGATGGACGGTAAAACCCCCGCCGCTTCGGCTCTGGTCGAGGCATGGGAGGAAGGCGGCGTCGTGGGGCAGGTGCGCGGGCAATGTCTGGGCGTTTATAGCTATGCCAAAACCGGGGAGGATGGGGCAGTGCCCTGTTTGGCAATGCTTTACCCGGTGAAGGTCAAGACATTGGCGAAACAGTTCCCCGAGAAGGGACAGCGCAAGCGGCTGTGGTGCTCGCGCCGGAAAGCTGCGCGGCTGGTGGATGCGCCCGATCTGGCGCGGTTGATCCGCGATTTCGATCCGCGCAGCGGCGGTCTGGCGGGCTGA
- the modA gene encoding molybdate ABC transporter substrate-binding protein, with amino-acid sequence MIRFCALLTLLCGLALPLRAEAPLTVFAAASLRGALEEIAEAFPAPLVVAYGGSGTMARQVAAGAPADVVLLANTDWMDWLSDQGVSTAEQAQIVARNHLVLIAPRGTAALSQPADLPARLGRMGRLAMGQRDAVPAGSYAREWLTHEGLWESLQSQLAETDNVRAALALVARGDTPFGVVYASDAHAEEDVQIVYEVPADTHAPITYPAAALTPEGTALVDFLITQKAQTILEDHGFLRADHGS; translated from the coding sequence ATGATAAGATTTTGCGCCCTTCTGACCCTGCTCTGCGGCCTTGCCCTCCCCCTTCGGGCCGAGGCTCCGCTGACCGTCTTTGCCGCCGCCAGCCTACGCGGCGCGCTGGAGGAGATCGCAGAAGCGTTCCCCGCGCCATTGGTCGTGGCCTACGGCGGTTCGGGCACGATGGCGCGTCAGGTCGCTGCCGGAGCACCTGCGGATGTCGTCCTTCTGGCGAACACAGATTGGATGGATTGGCTGTCAGATCAAGGGGTTAGCACCGCCGAGCAGGCCCAGATCGTCGCCCGCAACCACTTGGTGCTGATCGCCCCCCGTGGCACCGCCGCGCTGTCCCAGCCTGCCGACCTGCCCGCCCGGCTGGGCCGCATGGGGCGGCTCGCCATGGGCCAACGCGATGCGGTGCCCGCAGGCAGCTATGCCCGCGAATGGCTGACCCATGAGGGTCTATGGGAGAGCCTGCAAAGCCAATTGGCCGAGACCGACAATGTCCGCGCCGCACTGGCTTTGGTCGCGCGCGGTGATACGCCTTTTGGCGTGGTCTATGCCAGTGACGCCCATGCCGAGGAGGACGTGCAGATCGTCTATGAGGTGCCTGCCGATACCCATGCCCCCATCACCTATCCCGCCGCTGCCCTGACGCCGGAAGGCACCGCGCTGGTCGATTTCCTGATCACGCAAAAGGCGCAGACGATCCTTGAGGATCATGGTTTCCTTCGGGCCGATCATGGATCTTGA
- the modB gene encoding molybdate ABC transporter permease subunit, whose product MDLDAAAWAALLLSLRVATVAMLCSLPLALWVAWILARKEFRGKGVLSALVHLPLVLPPVVTGYLLLLSFGRNAPMGRLLESFSIGLAFHWTGAVLAALIMSFPLMVRAMRLAIEAVDPRIEAAAATLGAPRISVFCRVTLPLIFPGILAGAVMGFAKAMGEFGATITFVANIPGQTQTLPSAIWTALQVPGGESRALTMAALAGLVALAAVLLSEALARRVARRIAGAR is encoded by the coding sequence ATGGATCTTGACGCTGCCGCTTGGGCCGCGCTCTTGTTGTCGCTGCGGGTGGCGACTGTGGCGATGCTCTGCTCTCTGCCGCTGGCGCTTTGGGTTGCGTGGATCCTCGCCCGGAAGGAGTTTCGCGGCAAGGGCGTGTTGAGCGCGTTGGTCCATCTGCCACTGGTTCTGCCGCCAGTGGTGACGGGCTATCTGCTGCTGTTGAGCTTTGGCCGCAACGCCCCCATGGGTCGTCTGTTAGAGAGTTTCAGCATCGGCCTTGCCTTCCATTGGACCGGCGCAGTGCTGGCTGCTCTGATCATGAGCTTTCCGCTGATGGTCCGCGCCATGCGGCTGGCGATCGAAGCCGTTGACCCACGGATCGAGGCCGCCGCCGCCACGCTTGGCGCGCCGCGCATCAGCGTGTTCTGCCGCGTCACCCTTCCACTGATCTTTCCCGGCATCCTTGCCGGGGCGGTGATGGGCTTTGCCAAGGCGATGGGCGAATTCGGTGCCACGATCACCTTCGTTGCCAATATCCCCGGCCAGACCCAAACCCTGCCGAGCGCGATTTGGACGGCATTGCAGGTGCCGGGCGGTGAGAGCCGCGCGCTGACCATGGCGGCGCTGGCCGGGCTGGTGGCGCTGGCCGCCGTGCTGCTTTCCGAAGCTTTGGCCCGGCGGGTCGCCAGACGCATCGCGGGGGCGCGCTGA
- the modC gene encoding molybdenum ABC transporter ATP-binding protein, with protein sequence MLEVTLRHRFDGFDLDLSFTTEGGITALFGRSGAGKTTVINALAGLLRPDVGRVVLEGEVLLDTQRGIWVPPHRRRLGYVFQDARLFPHLDVRKNLTFGARYAPRGSQGADFEDVVALLGLEPLLVRAPATLSGGEKQRVALGRALLCHPRLLLMDEPLASLDGPRKQEILPYLERLRDGGLGLPILYVSHAVDEIARLADRLVLLQNGRLKAQGALFDVMADPAAVPLLGVREAGAVLEADVIAHAEDGLSTLAVRAGQLELPGVQAPIGTRVRLRVLAQDVILSRQRPEGLSSVNILPVRVDAVHPGDGPGAAIALDAGGDRLLARVTARAVRDLDLREGMGCYAIIKATTVAPGSIGR encoded by the coding sequence ATGCTGGAGGTCACGCTGCGGCATCGGTTCGACGGCTTCGATCTGGACCTGTCATTCACCACCGAAGGGGGCATCACCGCGCTTTTTGGCCGCTCTGGTGCGGGCAAGACGACCGTGATCAACGCGCTTGCCGGATTGCTGCGCCCTGATGTCGGCCGCGTGGTGTTGGAGGGTGAGGTGCTCTTGGATACGCAGCGCGGCATCTGGGTGCCGCCACATCGCCGCAGGCTGGGCTATGTCTTTCAGGATGCGCGGCTTTTTCCGCATCTTGATGTGCGCAAGAACCTGACCTTCGGCGCGCGCTATGCCCCGCGCGGCAGCCAAGGTGCGGACTTTGAGGATGTCGTGGCGCTTCTGGGGCTTGAACCCTTGCTCGTCCGTGCCCCGGCGACCCTGTCGGGCGGAGAAAAACAGCGTGTTGCCCTTGGTCGCGCCCTGCTTTGCCATCCGCGCCTGCTGCTGATGGACGAACCATTGGCGAGCCTCGATGGCCCGCGCAAGCAAGAGATTTTGCCCTATCTCGAACGCCTGCGCGACGGGGGATTGGGCCTGCCGATCCTCTACGTCAGCCACGCGGTGGATGAGATTGCCCGGCTCGCCGATCGGCTGGTCTTGTTGCAAAACGGGCGGCTAAAGGCGCAGGGCGCGCTGTTTGATGTCATGGCCGACCCCGCCGCCGTGCCCCTGCTGGGCGTGCGCGAAGCGGGTGCGGTGCTGGAGGCTGACGTCATCGCCCATGCAGAAGACGGGCTTTCGACCCTCGCCGTGCGAGCGGGGCAGCTGGAATTGCCGGGGGTGCAAGCGCCGATAGGCACGCGGGTGCGGCTGCGGGTCTTGGCGCAGGATGTGATCTTGTCGCGCCAGCGGCCCGAGGGGCTGTCTTCGGTTAACATTCTGCCCGTGCGGGTGGATGCCGTGCACCCCGGTGACGGGCCGGGCGCTGCCATTGCGCTGGACGCGGGCGGTGACCGCCTGCTTGCCCGCGTCACGGCGCGGGCAGTGCGCGATCTTGATCTGCGCGAGGGGATGGGGTGCTACGCCATCATCAAGGCCACCACCGTAGCGCCGGGCAGTATCGGGCGCTGA